A genomic region of Paenibacillus sp. PL2-23 contains the following coding sequences:
- a CDS encoding stalk domain-containing protein: MLQRRKSTRRKAAAVLLSAMLLTAPLSYADAQDSPTLGTNYVIFYLDNKEAFLNGKQVTLDSPAVTIKGKTFVPAKFLGDAFGMKVEWQAATRTILMETPEHEILLDTVNKKAWVSGYEYPFDDVAALKNGRLMIKLTWLSDYMGATYTYNHELRRVDVTHVSKPAGNYNPELNNSAPVAKFTFGKPTYRIGEPIQYINLSYDPDAEGVKLEWTGKEEVFFKPGTYPVTLVATDQHGHKSAPFTKELVVTNEVYLSEQEYPLYMKPAGGYISTDWKTLYGSYLNLPDLPKAVTEDKSRTLLLSDSPETFEELGILYQDRINGKGRLYADHLNGTDKTVSFGILATNLSDKPVTIKTTNKGEVYPSIYAHLIGSEAMVDYLMDDTEEELMTIPAGATFIYKQFPDFYPGSGVNLMYDVETDGEVQFTFAAAERVSAAMLDMKKLAFNGHIRGTFQIAGFQWKVDLTEAGLKKPMKLVLGDGKIDPFQKGFDPQRGTEATLSGNYGTVYKIHSDKPRKMAIMILAKGGPFKGPFKINGELVKVPASGVLTAFDGMIILAKTTGKEESLDIEFSPPAGSAFPINLIFYPLDDRAK, from the coding sequence ATGCTGCAACGAAGAAAGAGCACGAGGAGAAAAGCAGCCGCCGTGCTGCTGTCCGCTATGCTGCTGACTGCCCCGCTTTCATACGCGGACGCGCAGGACTCGCCAACGCTGGGAACGAACTACGTGATCTTTTATTTGGACAACAAGGAAGCCTTTCTTAATGGCAAGCAAGTCACGCTGGATTCACCTGCTGTCACAATCAAGGGCAAAACCTTCGTGCCTGCCAAGTTTCTGGGAGACGCCTTCGGTATGAAGGTGGAGTGGCAGGCGGCTACCCGCACCATTCTGATGGAGACGCCGGAGCATGAAATTCTGCTGGATACAGTGAACAAAAAAGCATGGGTCAGCGGCTATGAATATCCGTTCGACGATGTGGCTGCGCTCAAGAATGGCCGCTTGATGATCAAGCTGACGTGGCTGTCCGACTATATGGGCGCCACCTACACGTACAATCATGAACTGCGGCGTGTGGATGTGACCCATGTGAGCAAGCCGGCAGGCAATTATAATCCCGAGCTGAACAATTCGGCTCCCGTAGCCAAATTTACGTTCGGCAAGCCGACGTATCGCATAGGCGAACCCATTCAATACATCAATCTCAGCTACGATCCCGATGCGGAGGGCGTGAAGCTGGAGTGGACGGGCAAGGAGGAGGTATTCTTCAAGCCCGGCACGTATCCCGTTACGCTTGTCGCTACCGATCAGCACGGCCATAAGAGCGCCCCGTTTACGAAGGAGCTGGTCGTGACGAACGAGGTGTATCTCAGCGAGCAGGAATACCCTCTCTATATGAAGCCGGCCGGCGGCTATATCTCAACCGATTGGAAGACGCTGTATGGCTCTTATCTGAATCTTCCCGATCTTCCGAAGGCTGTGACCGAAGACAAGTCCCGCACGCTGCTGCTAAGCGACAGCCCGGAGACGTTCGAGGAGCTTGGCATTCTGTATCAGGACCGTATTAACGGCAAAGGCCGGCTGTACGCGGATCATCTCAATGGCACCGATAAGACGGTCAGCTTCGGCATTCTTGCGACAAACCTGTCTGACAAGCCGGTGACGATCAAGACGACGAACAAAGGGGAGGTGTACCCTTCCATTTACGCCCATCTGATCGGCAGCGAGGCGATGGTTGATTATCTGATGGACGATACCGAGGAGGAGCTCATGACCATTCCTGCCGGCGCGACGTTTATCTACAAGCAATTCCCGGACTTCTATCCCGGCTCGGGCGTGAATCTGATGTACGACGTGGAGACGGACGGGGAGGTGCAATTCACGTTCGCGGCGGCGGAGAGGGTGTCCGCGGCGATGCTGGACATGAAGAAGCTGGCATTCAACGGCCATATTCGCGGTACCTTCCAGATCGCCGGATTCCAATGGAAGGTGGATCTGACGGAAGCCGGTCTGAAGAAGCCGATGAAGCTGGTGCTTGGCGACGGCAAGATTGACCCGTTCCAGAAGGGCTTTGACCCGCAGCGCGGCACGGAGGCGACACTGAGCGGCAACTACGGCACCGTCTATAAGATTCATTCCGACAAGCCGCGCAAGATGGCGATTATGATATTGGCCAAGGGCGGTCCCTTCAAGGGTCCGTTCAAAATAAACGGAGAGCTGGTGAAGGTGCCGGCGTCCGGCGTCTTGACCGCGTTCGACGGCATGATCATCCTGGCGAAGACGACGGGCAAGGAAGAGAGCCTCGATATCGAGTTCAGCCCGCCTGCGGGCTCGGCCTTCCCGATTAATCTCATCTTCTACCCGCTTGACGATCGGGCCAAATAA
- a CDS encoding adenosylcobinamide amidohydrolase: MTQPFRRQSVYHSSLWPELSLLLRENRIELRLPRAWHMLSSAILPGGFSYADAIVNWKVPLNYRCGDPVTDLIQQCAEWGFPSETTIGFMTAAKLTHASVMESEGDGFKLLCCATAGTRNAARAGLPRETYSAYSPGTINIVLLIDGRLTEAAMVNAVITATEAKAAALADLGIREHGNGQPATGTTTDALAIGVSQDASRGPAHAYAGVATTIGCAIGEAVYAAVRESVRTQHEV, translated from the coding sequence ATGACGCAGCCGTTCCGCAGGCAATCGGTCTATCACTCGTCTCTATGGCCGGAATTGAGTCTCCTGCTGCGTGAGAACCGCATCGAGCTCCGACTCCCGCGAGCCTGGCATATGCTGAGCAGCGCCATTCTTCCGGGCGGCTTCAGTTACGCGGATGCTATCGTCAACTGGAAGGTGCCGCTCAACTATCGGTGTGGAGACCCCGTTACCGACCTGATTCAGCAATGTGCGGAGTGGGGCTTCCCGTCAGAGACGACGATAGGCTTCATGACGGCGGCGAAGCTGACCCATGCCTCTGTCATGGAGTCTGAGGGCGACGGCTTCAAGCTGCTTTGCTGTGCAACCGCAGGCACGAGGAATGCGGCGCGGGCTGGCCTGCCTCGCGAGACGTATTCCGCTTATTCGCCGGGCACGATTAATATCGTCCTATTAATCGATGGGAGGCTGACGGAAGCCGCCATGGTGAACGCTGTTATTACGGCAACGGAAGCGAAGGCAGCCGCCCTTGCCGATCTTGGCATTCGCGAGCATGGCAACGGCCAGCCCGCCACGGGCACAACGACGGATGCGCTTGCGATCGGAGTCAGCCAGGACGCCAGCCGCGGTCCGGCGCACGCCTACGCAGGCGTCGCCACAACAATCGGCTGCGCGATCGGCGAGGCTGTATACGCCGCCGTTCGGGAGTCGGTTCGCACGCAGCATGAAGTCTAA